A segment of the Amblyomma americanum isolate KBUSLIRL-KWMA chromosome 6, ASM5285725v1, whole genome shotgun sequence genome:
cgctcttgcaagattccttcagtgggcttggtgacaccggttacagaaggatgctgatcccgattctttttgcccaggttggtgacaagtatctaacttcttctaTTAGAGATGATACAGTCATATTGACGGTGTTGCCAAGCCCACAGTGTTTGTTTGgtctattatgtgactgtttacatgtgatcaggttattgctactaacatccggagacatagagctaaatcctggtcctacttctgattcagagtctgagacacagttaaacaaccaattacttaagaaaattttgaaagagcAAACAAAGACTAATAAGACTCTGGCTACGCTGACTAGTAATCTGAAACAGGTAGAATCGACAGTCGAGAATATTCAAACCAGGATTACCAAAATTGAGAAAGAACTGTGCCGAATTGAGAATTGTGAGCAAAGGTTGCAGAAAGTGGACGAAGCTTGCAATAACACGAACAAACTAGTTCTTGAGTTAACCAAAAAGGTAGATGATCTCGAAAACAGAAGTCGTCGCAACAATATCGTAATATATGGAGTAAAGGAAGATCCAGAGGAGGACTCAGTAGAACTGGAGCGGAAAGTTaacgaagaaatttttaaaaagattctaggtgttGAAGTAAACTCAATAGAGCGTATTCACCGAATTGGCCTAAAACATGCACAGCGACATCGTCCGATCATTTTGAGGTTTTTTAACTACGTAGACAAAACAAAGGTTATGTCATCCTGCTTCAAATTAAAGGACACAAAAGTAGCTATATCGGAAGATTTTTCAAAAAGCATTCGGGATATTCGTGCAAAATTATGGCGTTCAGCGGCTGAAGAAAAGAACAATGGTTCTAAGGTTTCCCTTCGTTTCGATAAGCTCAAAGTTGATGACAGGCTGTACGTATGGGACGCAACGCGCAATCGCAGAATAGAGTTGTCCAAATCATCTGCGCCTGCCCAACCCGAAACTTCCTCTCATCGACCCACACGTGCGAACACGCGTAAGCTAGATAACAAATGACGGGAATCCGTCAAGACgctacggcttgtttcgttgaacgcaCGCAGTGTACTGAATAAGATCCAGAGCCTTGAAGATATAATTCTGACCTATCATCCACACGTCCTAgtggtaactgaaacctggctgcattccgatgtgcaaaattcagaaataatgcctccttcgtacacgcttatccgtaaggacagaggatcaaggggtggcggagttgcaattgcaataaagaataacattaaattcacacgcttaaacggcatcagtgatcatgaaagcatatggtgcaaaataaagttttttggaaaaactatattactaggaggggtctatcggcctccgaatgctcctcaggaatacttagattccttatatgattatctgctgcaaaatacaaattcgCGTTCCAACATCCTTATAACAGGAGATTTTAACCTTCCAGGAATTAACTGGTGCAGCCTTTCACATGACGGGAAAGATTCCAAAAATGCTGAGTCATTACTACTAACTGCATTTACGTTTTCGTTAACCCAGTTGGTTTTGGATGCTACAAGAATTTCCAGCTCTGCTGTACTTGACCTTGCGTTTGCAAGTAGCTCGCTTCCAGACTGCTCAGTCAGTGTCAAGGACGGTATATCTGATCATCAGTTACTTGTTCTTGAGTGTCCTATTTCGGGCTTGCGATCGTATGTTAAACCTTCTGACACATTTGTAAGAGACTATacgcatgctgatgatgacggaattattagttgtatggaatctttattcccttcctttaatgagacaaatgacgttaatgtgctgtggacaaagtttaaagacatagtcatgcactgtgaaagcacctacgtgcctttgaagaaaaagcgcatcaacagggagtacccgtggatggatcgtaatctgatacatcagaaacgcaaaataaaacgctctcgaaaacggggtgacaggaaacaacttgcaagtctagtacgcactttcaaagataaagtgcgcgctgcaagagatcagttcttttcttccacattgacttctttcatgtcagagcaaccaaggaaattctggcaatatttatctaaagataaaagcggcatcacagagatcagaacatctggcacaggcattgacgatcctttgaccattgctaatgaatttaacgccttttttcaatcggtgtttaccataaacgcatcgcacgcgcacttgcaaccttacacgcttcgtaatccgatgcccgaagtagatttaagcaaaaacggcatccttagtcttttacgtaatctagacataaaaaagtcatcaggtccggacaaaatatctaatgttttccttaacagatacgcaatctgggtagcagagtacttgtatgtaatatataaaacatcgttagaatcctgtgtgataccagatgactggcgccttgcaaggatagttccgattcacaaatctggatcccctctagaactaaataattacagaccagtttccttaacatccacaacttgtaaactgctagaacatattttatttaaagcgattataacacattcagagaataaccatttacttcatgcaaatcaacatggatttagggctggtttatccacaataacacagttagctgagataacggatgattttatgaatgagctgaatatgaggggtcaaatcgatgcagtgtttctggacttttccaaagcgttcgatgtagttccgcatgccgatttagtaactaaactgctctcaatgggcattgaacgcaatatcatccgttggatagaatcttatttgtcctcaagaaaacaatacgttgctgttaaAGACTGCGTTTCTGGCACACTGGAAGTgcactcaggggtgccacaggggtcagttctcggtcccttgttgttcttagtttatatcaatgacatctatttatctgttcaatcgcctgtgaagatccggttgtttgcggacgattgtgttatttatactaatgtaaatcatcactccgaccaagtaagacttaatgacgcgttgcactcaattagcgtatggtgtgatacatggggactgaagctaaacactttgaagacggcagctattacatttaccaacaagaaagaacccttagattttgcttatattattaataattcttatattcataaaacccagcgagtgaagtatttaggtgttacactcacaagcaatttaagttgggaaccccatatagaaaacgtttgcagcaacgcgctaaaaaagctggcatttttgaaacggaaattgcgccgtacttcatcaaccgttaagttaacagcatacaaagctcttgtcagaccaaaattagaatatgcggatttaatctggagccctcatcaaaaatatttaatcaagaaaatagaaagagtgcaaaatttagctttgcggtttatatactccacatactcgcgtttttaaagcgtgtccgttcttcgcgacagggcgaaattgaaaaaactagttcatcgcagaattgtatctcgcatcaaatttttatatcagctgtaccatggtcactacaaaatagcgcgtgaatgttatttacccgagccccccatgcgctctgctcgtacaaaccacaacaaaacaattaagcaaccattaagtaaccttaacatccatcaatattctctttttccccatgcaatttcactatggaataaattacccgaagaagtagttaacgctaatacaatagaatcgttcgttcagctttcaaataaccttttctttgacctctaaaattgccgcaatgagagcagtttcttttgcgttacgctttttcattgttattttgtttacgtattgcactgttgtacgttcatgtttatttctgttacgtatagtgttacaatgatgcatgtacatgtttattgtgttcttaattgctaattggcaatggtaatttaaattgttgtatgtacccactcctgcttgggcccgaatagggcctgcagtatttgtaagtAAGTAAAGTAATATATACACGCAGGAAAgcgaacagtcactgaaaccaaggagcacggGAATGTTTTTACTTATTTTTACTTATCGCGAGAGAAGAGCTTAATCAAGCACGCCTTCCTTTGGAAGTTTATATAGGTGTTAGGTGCGAAGATATTGATGTTCAGGCATTCTAATTAGCTAAAGAAAGTATTGTTTCACTATGCGCTAGTGTCTCTCGTTGTTCTGTGCACGACGGTTTCTTCAACATCAATTTTTACAGTAATTAGGAATAAATAATTTGTTTCTTCTGTCTATTTATGATTTCGTAAAATGAATTTACAGCTGTTTTCCCCTACAGCCATCGACGGCAAACAAAAGCTTCATAATCATGCGAACAGACCTCTGTGTGCCGATTGCAAATCGTATCTTACGGTGGCAATGCACGAGCTAGCCTCAGGTCTCACAAAGAACATCCTGCCTTCAATTGCAGCCAGCGAAAAACCACTTTTTTAATTTTATAAATGTGTTTCTACCTTACTTTACTAGAATAAAAGCGTGTATATCAAAAATAAATCATTGAACAGATTGCCGGTTTTTCATTCCTTGCAACATAAACGAAAAAAAACTCAGAACGTGAAAAATGTCTTTCTACCTGCATTGAACGGGCTCTCAAACCCAGGGCTGCTCATCAAAAGAGATTAATCATATTACCAACGTATTTCAGTCAATCTATGACAAAATATTGGCACACTCTGCGAACATCACAGCGCTATACCATCACACTTCCAACCGTATTACGTAGACGGGATGTAATTACCGAAAACCCTATAGACTGTTTAAAGCCGCTAACAATTTCAGACACGAACTACCTTAAAAACTAGttagctgcgtttttttttatttctcatctCATCGTTGCTATTACTCGCGCGTCGCGAGTGTAATTATTTTGCGGAAGCCCCATCCTCTCGCAGTTAAACGAGAATGATGACGCCCTACGCGCGTATTTTCACCCCTTATTATGCATTctcgtttttattttctcttttcggACAGATATTAACCAAAAAGTTGAACACAACTTCCCACTTCGCTGTCACACTACATTACTTAGCGAGAgcggagcaaagaaaaaaaagaacgcactCATTGTTCCTCCGCGCCACAGCCACCAGCCCAATTATTTGTTTTTACGCTATTATCCGCGAGGCATGTGCACAACATAAGCCTGATTAATTTGGAAAGCCCAGCAAGAGAGCTGAGAACACTACAGGAGTCCTGCGGATGCGCCAGACAGCAACCGCGGGCTTGCGTATCGCTACAAATAGTGGTGACAGCGATAACCTgttgcgcttttctttttttaattttttctttttgttttcctcgtGATTTGCCGAGGTAAAGTGCTCAGGTAATAGAGTCGAGCCAGGTCTGACCCCGACACGTTGTGAAAATCCTTTAGTACCCTCCCCTCCCTTTCAcctcccccctctcccctccaCCCTTTCTTTGCGCTGCTCTCATCTTTGTACAGTCGCGCTGTGCCGTCATTCGTGGGTCACgtttatgatgatgatgcaggCTTAATGAACAAACGCGTACATACTCTTCTTCATCACTTCTCTCTTTCCCCTCTCCTCCCGGTTGAACAATGATTATTTTTGTatgtttttctattttctttcacTGAACACCTGCAGGGCTGTTTCCTCCAGCGCTCgtactcctcccccccccccccccctttctttcttctcagtgttttttttttttcagctgcccGTGCTCGTTTTCCAGACAGGGGTGGAAACAAGGAGGTATGTGCGCTTACAGGTTATTACGGCCCGTCCATCTTCGTTCGTCCTCGTAaagttgaagaaaacaaaaacgaaacaatGCAGGTGCTGGTTAGGAAGTGGTGTAACATGCGCAGGTGCTGTAAACATCCCTCGGAGCGAATGCGCCTGTGTCACCTTCGTGTAGTGGCAGTCCCTAAATGAGGATGTATTTCCCACATGCATCGTTAACGAAGGAGTGCACGGCTCATGCTCGATACATTTACTCGCCGTTTTATGTGCACTTTTTTGAATCCTGAAACGGCGACAAGCCCACAGCAAGAGGCGTGAATTTCAGCACGTCTCTAAACATTTGCATAGTGAACTAAATACAATGTTGACGGCGTATGCCTTTCTTCTATTTTATTGTTCCTCCAGACGCAATTGGCGGTTTGATTTTAAAAGTGTGCCGCGATGAATATTGGCACACGCCCAAAATCCAGTAGGCAAATGTCTCTGCAAAGAAATACATGCAGGAAACTAGCAGCAAATTCACTGTTACTATTTCTGAAGGCCAAGTAATTTTTAgacaccggaaaaaaaaaacaattcccaAACCTTTCATCGATTCACCTTTCAGAGAgatctcctgttccattaaagttcttctcctcctcctccattcAGAGAGAACACATtcattcctaaaaaaaaaacaacgtctaCTTGTATCTACAGCGACAGAATTCCTACATTAGAACATTTTCGAAGACACTATCTGTACAACAAAGAGACAAATGAGTGTCTGGATTCTCTTAAACTCTTTCTCTGAACCCAAACTTGAACTTTCTCGAGGCCGATGATAGTCTACAGTTGCTTATGTTTTAGTATTTGCTTTTAGTTTTATGCGGAAGAGTCCAATTTTAATCTCAGTAAAGTGCAGCTTGCAGAGTTCAGAACCTTAGGTAACGCTGCGGATCTTCCGGCCGAGTATCTATTTTCGTTTTTAACGAAAGAGCGAAGCGAACAGAAAAGTGACAAATGAGTCCCTTACGTAACGGAAGACTCCTAGTTCATTTCCCCTCAATTTCCTCGCAAGGAGCAGGCAGCTGGTTGGAGGAGTAAGGAATAAAAAAACCAAATATTCGTTTCCAGTTTGAAATTAAATAGTCTGAAATCTAATATCGAACTGCATTAAAATTATCGCGACTTCTCCGAACAGAAAGCTACGCTGTAATTACGGAAAAGAACACGGCTAAAAGTGTGCCAGGTTGATAAGTGCTTAGCTTTGTCTCCTTTTTCTCTGTAATCAAgtgccgctaaaaaaaaagacagcaaatgAAATCGGGGAAGGTACGAATGAGGGCGATGTCTTTGAAATATAGGAGTGCCTAAGAATAAACAACACGTCTAGACAGGCGGATAACACTGGAACAGAGGATATTTTTTgttagatttgtttttcattcaaTGCGGCGATTTCTCTTTGCACTCTCGTGTCGATAGATGAGGAGATGGGGACCGCAAATAAAAGGTATGCGACGTATGAATATACACTCTTAAAGTTACATTTGATTTGCTTTTCGGTGTACGGACCGCGCATACTATGCGTTGTCAGCTGCATGGCGTGCAGTGACCAGATATGCGGGGCTAAGTTTTTAGTTCATTCTTGGAAACAACACGAAGCAACAACTACGTTCGTGTAAGTATTTAGGGCCTTCAGGTGTCTATTCATTTGCGAAAGAAAGCTCATGGAGGCTCACGTTGGTTCCGAGCTTACGTCGGGTGGGCAGGTATGTCCTTTTGACTCTTGCGCGCTTGCTGATAGAAATATTTCACGTAATCGAGGCTGGCACCATCCGCTGCTCTGCAGCGGTCCCGCAACAGCTATAGTACCGCGTTGGGCTTCTGCCCTTTCCCGGAGACTTGCTGATTCGTTCTAAGAAGGCAAAGAGGCAGGACTCAAAATAATAGTAACCGCTATTTAGGGTTCTCAATGACGCTTATCTAGTGCGTTGGGACGTAAACCACAGCAAACATATTTGTAGCGCTTGTACAGTCGTCCATGCacctgtctagagtgctcgaacgGAGCACCTTGTGCCAGGACTGTACTGGGCGACCACCCCTTAAAATTCTCTTGTTCAAAGAAAAGCGGCGCTGTTTTGCAACGGCTGCGCCCAATGGTCAGCCAGAAATCAAGTTTGCCGTGCCGATCGCCGCGCCTTACACACAACCTAGCAAGAGGAGCAAGCAATTTTGGGGGCGCGTCTAGCGCTTCCACGCCGCCTTTTTGCGCTCATAGGCATGACCTTACACGTTAAGCGAAGCTACACAGTGGTGTGCGTCCGCTAACAGGGCTACGCCGAGAACACCTAAGCAAGCAATGCATGTTTTGAATCGATCAGAATGTGGTCTCGCCTGTGGTCTCTCCTTGATCCCAATATGGCTCGTCGCTCTGTCCTGGCTAGCGTTTTCTTTATCTCTTCTGTCAATCTCTTTCTCGAAAACAGTGCCGTTCTATTTTCTATCCCTTCTTCTTCCGCTCTTTCTCGCATTGCGGCTTTGATCGGTGACCTTAGAATTTATCCACGCGACGCTTCTCGGTGGACTCTGTATAACGGCTCACGCCGTAAAATAAGTAAGCGCACATCACGTGACACGTATGCGTGAATTTCTGACATGCACCGTCAACGCGAAATTGCACGTTGCTGATTTTGGAGGCTTTTTAAATTTGCCGACGTCCACACATCAGTAAAGTCGCCGGAAGCCTCTGAGATCAGAGGTGCTCTTAAAATATTTGCAAACTGAACCGAACGCGAAACCACAAATTCAAGCCGCAGTTATGAACGGGGAGAGATCATTGCCATTATAGAGGAGCGAACCGCGGAAATGCCTCCTATATACCACACCACGCCCTCTTGCTCTCTATCTCGCGACCGCCACATTCTTACTATCGCCTTTCTCCTGGAATGGAATATTGCTGGGGAACTTCGTTGCTGGGGAACTTTCCTTTGCATTTATTTACTTTGACCACCAGACGACACAGTGACAGTGCGGAGTGTCCCACGTGACAATCTGACATCAATCACACGCGAACACAGGCCGGTGCTTGTCGATTCGAGCCCCCAGGAACGCCAGCAGGAAGAGCGCCGTAGCAAGGGTATGGGTGATCCAATGCAACCGCAGCTGTAGCACAGCCGCTTGGTGCAAACGTGGCTGTAGGAAGATCAGGCGTCGGCAGGATCTCAAAacggtggaaggggggggggggggggggttctcgcCCATCAGGGCCACTGTGCGTCGCGGCGTGCGCTGCTCGATGACTCGCCTTGACTGGGAAGGCACTTTCGTGGTTGCTTTGTCGTACCCCAGAGGTGCGGAGACCTCTCGGGCACTGTTCACAATGGGGTTTCTTCGGTTGTGGCCATCCCCTGCGACTTGGCAGGTGTTTTGAGAGGGTAACTGAGGCCTTCAGGTTCAAAGGCAAACGTCGTGGAAGCAGGATCATAACAACAGCTTTATGCGCATTTGCTCTCGCAACACTAAAACTATTTGATGACGAGCGCATGTGGATATAGAAATTGACGAAATTACTGAGAAGTCCGAGAACTTATATTCCGTCTCCTAAACTAGTCACCCTACATGTCACAGAGGCCTAGTGCATTTGCACCATCGGATGGACAAGAGTGACGCGTTCACGAATGTGCTTGGCTCCCTCTTGCACAACCCAAGATTACTCAAATTGCATGTGACATTGAAGTGCTTTCCGTGGGAAGTGCTTGTGTTTTTTGTAAGGCGTGGTAGCCTGTGTGAGTGTCCATTTTTGTCTTGCGCCGTGTATCATATTATCAAACTTTAGTTTGAAAAGAACAACAGCTATGATGTCATGAGATTTATCACTTTTgcctttataatttttttctgcaacagaaaaaGACGCGCTGTCATTATAGGAATTTCTCTGTCGTCCGTACATTCATCCTCCCTCATCCCGTCAATGTCCTTACCATCAACGATGAATTCCATAGCACACGTGACAACAACACGAGTGCAGAGCTCACGCTGCAATGAAAATCTGGATAAACAAAAATAGCTCTTCGAATTTTGAAAATACATGTTTCGCAAAAACCCAATCGTACAGCTCAAAACGTGCAGCGCACAGATGTCCGGAGTGACTCATACTCAACGAGACCGGTGTGAAACTCGCGAGACCGATGTGAAGCGCACATTGCCCACAGCGTACGAAGAACAAGCGACTAACTCAGCATCACACGTTGGGGAGGTTGGCTGAAGGCAGTCCTACCACGTGGTCCGGCCATTGTCCGTGTCCGTCTGGGTCTGTGATAGATCTCATTTCCTTAGAATACAATGACCTAGCAGCCGTTGCTATTGGGCTGTAACGTTTTTGAGAGCCAGCACAACAGACAAAGGCACCTGTTGGGCACATAAAGTTTGCTCTTGAACATCCACAGTGCATTGTACGCGCAAAAAAACGTAGCCCCTGAACAGTTCACTGGAATTTAAAAGGCGGGCGACGGACAtataagccccaactcgatgcacacatcctaggcgtacggcggagcgcctacgcgcccagcgccgcgccgtgccaagcgtcgaaaaaagtcatacacctccatgctccctgtgctggggcgttctccctctcgagccgaccgaaggaatttcaagcgtgaagtaaagggat
Coding sequences within it:
- the LOC144094706 gene encoding uncharacterized protein LOC144094706 translates to MLIPILFAQVGDKYLTSSIRDDTVILTVLPSPQCLFGLLCDCLHVIRLLLLTSGDIELNPGPTSDSESETQLNNQLLKKILKEQTKTNKTLATLTSNLKQVESTVENIQTRITKIEKELCRIENCEQRLQKVDEACNNTNKLVLELTKKVDDLENRSRRNNIVIYGVKEDPEEDSVELERKVNEEIFKKILGVEVNSIERIHRIGLKHAQRHRPIILRFFNYVDKTKVMSSCFKLKDTKVAISEDFSKSIRDIRAKLWRSAAEEKNNGSKVSLRFDKLKVDDRLYVWDATRNRRIELSKSSAPAQPETSSHRPTRANTRKLDNK